Proteins encoded within one genomic window of Nitrospira sp.:
- a CDS encoding flagellar basal body-associated FliL family protein, which translates to MSEAAEEKAPAAPAGIPMKMVIIIVAGVLVLALGGAFAMMKMMGGSSGEKAPAEGGADKAAGHGGAEEKGGEHGAAADANVIADLDPFIVNLADSPEIRYLKVTLKVEADSSGTVEQIKARTPQIRDAILVLLTSLDSATARSPQGKHKLREDITERINGLLPKKSVKSTYFTEFVIQ; encoded by the coding sequence ATGTCAGAAGCAGCAGAAGAAAAAGCGCCCGCAGCACCGGCAGGCATTCCCATGAAGATGGTGATCATCATCGTGGCCGGAGTGTTGGTCCTGGCGTTGGGTGGGGCGTTTGCGATGATGAAAATGATGGGCGGATCCTCCGGAGAGAAGGCGCCGGCTGAAGGCGGTGCGGACAAGGCTGCCGGGCATGGTGGAGCTGAGGAAAAGGGCGGGGAACATGGTGCCGCCGCTGATGCCAACGTCATTGCCGACCTGGATCCGTTTATCGTCAACCTCGCAGATTCACCAGAAATTCGTTACCTCAAGGTCACGCTCAAGGTAGAGGCGGATAGTTCGGGAACGGTGGAACAGATCAAGGCCCGTACGCCGCAGATTCGTGACGCGATCCTCGTCCTGCTGACCAGTCTGGACTCCGCCACGGCGCGTTCGCCTCAGGGAAAACACAAATTGCGCGAGGATATCACGGAACGCATCAACGGGTTGTTGCCGAAGAAATCAGTCAAGTCGACCTACTTTACGGAATTTGTCATTCAGTAA
- a CDS encoding flagellar FliJ family protein, with amino-acid sequence MNVAVLRQYAVQLEEVAKLELAELSRALQHTVERMSLLEARARTDADRYLEQVSVGGTVDQVFGHLDAMEQAIAARKRMEQTLAAQQTHMEQKRSELLEAMQYRKKLDLLDARAAVELRRRRERQDQQLLDERAWRRGPLQKGERV; translated from the coding sequence ATGAACGTTGCCGTCCTTCGACAATATGCGGTCCAACTGGAAGAAGTCGCGAAGTTGGAGCTCGCCGAATTGAGTCGTGCGCTCCAGCACACCGTGGAGCGAATGTCCTTGCTTGAGGCTCGAGCCAGGACAGACGCTGATCGCTATCTCGAGCAGGTGTCCGTGGGCGGCACCGTCGATCAGGTGTTTGGGCACCTTGATGCAATGGAGCAGGCCATCGCGGCGCGCAAGCGTATGGAACAGACACTCGCAGCCCAGCAGACCCACATGGAGCAGAAGCGAAGCGAACTCCTGGAGGCGATGCAGTACCGGAAAAAGTTGGACTTGCTCGACGCCCGTGCCGCTGTGGAATTGCGTCGCCGTCGTGAACGACAAGACCAACAGTTGCTGGACGAACGCGCATGGCGACGTGGCCCACTGCAAAAGGGAGAGCGGGTATGA
- a CDS encoding flagellar hook-length control protein FliK, whose product MMVETPLTSEKAEPDKVTSALAATTAMKQDRPAQQPVTSDAIDRSAILDAFSQRSPVGGAQGTAGAEQHLAQDSGRFLDSSGDSKNPPVNGLPSGDGNTHGMFLDRMNGLAQPTSPGNDSAVSSNQTGQSTAALRAADNDRLGEFRGATPFAQTVTLDLDPLDMGPLRVRVMMNDQTVHAHIRTEHGELGQGLLQQGQSLESSLRTTGLEMGMLRVTVDQQQGRGDNAWLFQQQQQQGRPSSPNMSQAPAREDERATRGEQRVGSNDRVSIFA is encoded by the coding sequence ATGATGGTGGAAACACCGTTGACCTCCGAGAAAGCCGAGCCGGACAAGGTCACGTCTGCTTTAGCCGCAACGACGGCCATGAAGCAGGATCGGCCGGCTCAGCAGCCCGTCACATCAGATGCAATCGACCGCTCCGCCATCCTGGATGCCTTCTCGCAGCGATCACCGGTTGGTGGAGCACAAGGGACAGCCGGGGCGGAACAGCACCTCGCGCAGGACTCCGGGCGATTCTTGGATTCGTCAGGAGACTCCAAAAATCCTCCCGTAAACGGTCTCCCGTCTGGCGACGGAAACACTCACGGAATGTTTCTTGACCGTATGAACGGACTTGCCCAACCAACGAGTCCCGGAAACGACAGTGCAGTCAGCAGCAATCAAACCGGACAATCAACCGCCGCATTACGCGCTGCCGACAATGACCGGTTGGGGGAATTTCGAGGAGCAACACCGTTTGCCCAAACCGTCACCTTGGATTTGGACCCCTTGGATATGGGGCCGTTGCGGGTTCGAGTCATGATGAATGATCAGACCGTCCATGCTCATATCCGGACCGAGCATGGAGAGTTGGGGCAGGGGCTCTTGCAACAGGGACAGTCCCTGGAATCTTCGCTGCGCACGACGGGCCTGGAAATGGGCATGTTGCGCGTCACCGTGGATCAGCAGCAGGGACGGGGAGATAATGCGTGGTTGTTTCAACAACAGCAACAGCAGGGTCGCCCATCGTCTCCGAATATGTCTCAGGCCCCGGCGCGTGAGGATGAACGTGCAACGAGGGGAGAGCAGCGAGTTGGATCGAACGATCGTGTGAGTATTTTTGCCTGA
- a CDS encoding FliI/YscN family ATPase — MPVKLSERLENIEPLSVTGRVAQAVGIVIEASGPFTSVGEVCEITREGGHGAVMAEVVGFREDRVLLMPLGEMQGIGPGSRVVMKGHVASVPVGPQMLGRIFDGLGHPLDGQPPVRSDVRVPLYAAPLNPLHRARITQPVDLGIRAINALLTCGQGQKIGVFAGSGVGKSVLLGMISRYTQADVRVIALIGERGREVKEFLERDLTPEARARSIVVVATSDQPPLVRIRGALVATAIAEYFRDCGKHVLLMMDSLSRLAYSQREVGLAIGEPPTTKGYTPSVFAVLPKLLERVGPAQSGGSITGLYTVLVDGDDLNDPVADAVRSILDGHIVLSRELAARNHFPAIDILQSTSRVMRDIVTPAHYAAARLVLERTALYRRSEDLITLGAYKPGTSKELDKAVSAHEGITAFLRQETKQAVGLSQSIDAVLSLAGSIQ, encoded by the coding sequence ATGCCGGTGAAGCTTAGCGAACGTCTGGAGAATATCGAACCGTTATCAGTGACGGGGCGGGTCGCCCAGGCGGTCGGTATTGTCATCGAAGCCTCAGGCCCGTTCACGTCCGTGGGGGAAGTCTGCGAGATTACCAGGGAAGGTGGCCATGGCGCGGTGATGGCCGAGGTCGTGGGATTTCGCGAAGACCGTGTCCTCTTGATGCCGTTGGGAGAAATGCAGGGCATTGGCCCGGGTAGTCGCGTGGTGATGAAGGGCCATGTCGCGTCCGTCCCGGTTGGTCCGCAGATGTTGGGACGAATCTTTGACGGACTCGGGCATCCGCTGGATGGCCAGCCGCCGGTCCGGAGCGACGTGCGTGTCCCCTTGTATGCAGCACCCTTGAACCCGTTGCATCGGGCGCGAATCACCCAACCGGTCGATCTGGGAATCAGGGCTATCAATGCGTTGCTGACCTGTGGCCAAGGACAAAAAATCGGGGTGTTTGCCGGATCCGGCGTGGGCAAAAGTGTGCTGCTGGGTATGATCAGTCGCTACACCCAGGCCGACGTGCGGGTCATCGCGTTGATTGGGGAACGGGGGCGAGAGGTCAAAGAGTTTTTGGAGCGTGACTTGACGCCGGAAGCCAGGGCCCGTTCGATCGTCGTGGTCGCCACGTCGGACCAACCGCCCCTCGTTCGGATCCGCGGCGCCTTGGTTGCCACAGCCATTGCCGAATATTTTCGTGATTGCGGGAAGCATGTCCTCCTGATGATGGACTCTCTGTCGCGATTGGCCTATAGCCAGCGGGAAGTCGGGTTGGCCATCGGAGAGCCGCCTACGACGAAAGGCTACACGCCGTCCGTGTTTGCCGTCTTACCCAAGCTGCTGGAGCGGGTTGGTCCGGCACAAAGCGGTGGCAGCATCACGGGACTCTATACCGTGCTGGTCGACGGGGACGATCTCAACGATCCCGTGGCCGATGCCGTGCGGTCTATTCTTGACGGACATATCGTGCTCTCGCGAGAGTTGGCGGCACGCAACCATTTCCCCGCGATCGACATCCTTCAAAGTACCAGCCGGGTCATGCGCGATATTGTCACGCCGGCTCACTATGCGGCTGCGCGACTCGTTCTTGAACGGACCGCGCTCTATCGGCGGTCGGAGGATTTGATCACGCTGGGGGCCTACAAGCCGGGAACCAGCAAAGAACTCGATAAGGCGGTGTCTGCGCATGAGGGAATCACGGCCTTCCTTCGTCAGGAAACCAAGCAGGCAGTTGGATTGTCGCAATCGATTGATGCCGTACTGAGCCTGGCAGGGTCTATTCAATGA
- the fliM gene encoding flagellar motor switch protein FliM, with amino-acid sequence MDKILSQEEIDALMGGVMSGEVETAPKDEEDPGGVKAYSLTSQERIIRGRMPTMEMINDRFTRQQSISWTSLLREKIEFSVMGTQIIKFGDFIQKVPVPSSFNLFAMEPLRGNGLYIMDAMLVYLIVDFFFGGKVQTHVKPEGREFTPIQVRLIKKLVQQALVDLEKAWQAVMPVKIAYLRTESNPQFAMVVTTSEIVVVVTLQVHLGDITREMFIAYPYSMLEPIKEKLYSGLFADNVEQDSSWGSRFKESLQECDVAVAVQLGTARISVQDLMNFGPGDVLMLDQHPGDPMLCLVEGDPKFHGQPGVFKGNHACRVTKVLG; translated from the coding sequence ATGGACAAGATACTCTCTCAAGAAGAAATCGACGCCTTGATGGGCGGTGTCATGTCCGGCGAGGTCGAGACGGCTCCGAAGGATGAGGAAGATCCAGGCGGTGTCAAAGCATACAGCCTGACGAGCCAGGAGCGGATCATTCGCGGGCGTATGCCCACGATGGAAATGATCAATGACCGCTTCACGCGCCAACAGTCTATTTCCTGGACAAGCCTCCTGCGCGAGAAGATCGAATTTAGTGTCATGGGCACGCAAATCATCAAGTTCGGCGATTTCATTCAGAAGGTTCCGGTGCCGTCGTCGTTTAATCTATTTGCAATGGAGCCGTTACGGGGGAACGGCCTCTACATTATGGACGCGATGCTCGTGTACCTGATCGTCGACTTTTTCTTCGGTGGAAAAGTTCAGACGCATGTCAAACCGGAAGGCCGCGAATTTACACCGATTCAGGTCAGGCTGATCAAGAAGCTGGTCCAGCAGGCGCTGGTGGATCTCGAAAAAGCCTGGCAGGCAGTGATGCCGGTCAAAATCGCCTATCTACGCACGGAGAGCAATCCCCAGTTCGCGATGGTCGTGACGACATCAGAGATCGTTGTGGTCGTGACACTGCAGGTCCATCTCGGCGATATCACCCGTGAAATGTTCATCGCGTATCCCTACTCGATGTTGGAACCCATCAAAGAGAAGCTCTACTCCGGCCTGTTTGCCGACAATGTCGAACAGGACAGCAGCTGGGGCAGTCGCTTCAAAGAATCACTCCAGGAATGTGATGTCGCCGTGGCCGTCCAACTCGGCACAGCTCGGATCAGCGTCCAGGATCTGATGAACTTCGGCCCCGGCGATGTCCTCATGCTCGATCAGCATCCCGGCGACCCGATGCTGTGTTTGGTCGAGGGTGATCCGAAGTTTCACGGGCAGCCCGGGGTCTTCAAAGGCAATCATGCCTGCCGCGTCACGAAGGTGTTGGGGTAG
- a CDS encoding flagellar hook protein FlgE, protein MGILTSMFTAVTGLSSYGNAMGVIGNNIANVGTAGFKSSRATFSDLISSSMAGGAGSDQIGLGVYLNDVQTNFSQGSMTTTGNTFDLAIDGNGFYQVRNASGSVFYTRAGQFKVDSVGRVVDASGALLQGYQADTIGNITSTVGGITLTSSAVPPQTTSTATILGNLNANATAPTTAFSVTDTTSYNFSTGMTFYDSLGNSHQMQLYFRKTAANAWGVYSQVDGGAAAAQTNMTFNASGAVTAGGTQTITATLTNGATTPQTVTVNLASLTQFGAASGVQSQTQNGYSSGTLDRISVDKEGKVMAQFTNGQTRALAQVVLSRFTNPDGLANVGDNHFLETVESGAALAGAPTINGLGRVLSGTVEQSNVDLGKEFVDMIITQRAFQANSRAITTSDEMLQELVNLKR, encoded by the coding sequence ATGGGCATTTTGACATCGATGTTCACCGCGGTGACCGGATTGAGTTCATACGGCAACGCCATGGGCGTCATCGGCAATAACATCGCCAACGTCGGTACGGCAGGTTTCAAATCCAGTCGCGCGACGTTTTCGGATTTGATCTCGTCCAGCATGGCGGGCGGCGCCGGCAGTGATCAGATCGGACTCGGTGTGTATCTCAACGATGTGCAGACCAATTTTTCCCAGGGGTCAATGACCACGACCGGGAATACGTTCGATCTGGCCATCGACGGGAACGGATTTTATCAAGTGCGCAACGCATCCGGATCCGTGTTTTATACGAGGGCCGGGCAATTCAAAGTGGATAGCGTGGGGCGTGTCGTTGATGCCAGCGGCGCCCTTTTGCAAGGGTACCAGGCTGACACCATCGGCAACATCACGAGCACGGTCGGCGGCATTACGCTGACCTCAAGCGCCGTCCCGCCGCAGACCACGTCCACCGCGACCATTCTCGGGAATCTCAATGCCAATGCCACGGCGCCGACGACGGCGTTCAGCGTGACTGATACCACGTCGTACAACTTCTCCACGGGGATGACGTTTTATGATTCGCTGGGCAACTCACACCAGATGCAGTTGTATTTCAGAAAAACTGCCGCGAATGCCTGGGGCGTCTATTCCCAGGTCGATGGTGGCGCGGCAGCCGCACAAACCAATATGACGTTCAACGCGAGCGGTGCCGTCACTGCCGGCGGCACCCAGACCATCACCGCTACGTTAACGAACGGCGCCACGACGCCACAAACCGTCACGGTGAACCTGGCGTCGCTCACGCAGTTCGGCGCCGCGTCCGGCGTGCAGAGCCAGACCCAAAACGGGTATTCGTCCGGCACGTTGGATCGTATCAGCGTGGACAAGGAAGGCAAGGTGATGGCCCAGTTCACGAACGGACAAACCCGCGCGTTGGCGCAAGTGGTCCTGAGCCGCTTTACCAATCCGGATGGCTTGGCCAACGTCGGTGACAATCACTTCCTAGAAACCGTGGAGTCCGGGGCCGCCTTGGCAGGCGCGCCGACGATCAACGGTCTCGGCCGAGTGCTCTCGGGAACGGTGGAACAATCCAACGTTGATCTCGGGAAGGAATTCGTCGATATGATCATCACGCAGCGGGCGTTTCAAGCGAACTCTCGTGCGATTACGACCAGCGACGAAATGCTGCAGGAGTTGGTGAATTTGAAACGGTAA